A stretch of Oryza brachyantha chromosome 4, ObraRS2, whole genome shotgun sequence DNA encodes these proteins:
- the LOC121054290 gene encoding uncharacterized protein LOC121054290, translating into MDVAVDVEMERPPAAEAQAQAQRPRPNPVVERKLGELNTCLADAMSSRPRRRDVVDGSLFAEIQARADFLRNLIAAERECHGGALPDHLAEAEARFAVLKGAFDQWARRGDAAPAEEEQPSEAAGSGSGSECSCTESCCGVEVTGGRGATSDVERGAVETTVGGTFSDERKPGHKPAPAAATRSATRRRGWRWSAACCGAAGAVAVVALAVGVAIEFALVAHHSVYVVPT; encoded by the coding sequence ATGGACGTGGCCGTGGACGTGGAGATGGAgaggccaccggcggcggaggcgcaggcgcaggcgcagcgCCCGCGTCCCAACCCCGTCGTGGAGAGGAAGCTCGGGGAACTGAACACATGCCTCGCCGACGCGATGTCCTcacgcccgcggcggcgcgacgtggTGGACGGCAGCCTCTTCGCGGAGATTCAGGCCAGGGCCGACTTCCTCCGGAACCTCATCGCCGCGGAGAGGGAGTgccacggcggcgcgctgCCGGATCACCTGGCGGAGGCCGAGGCGCGCTTCGCCGTCCTCAAGGGCGCGTTCGACCAgtgggcgcggcgcggcgacgcggcACCGGCCGAAGAGGAGCAGCCGTCGGAGGCGGCCGGCTCGGGGTCGGGGTCCGAGTGCTCGTGCACCGAGTCCTGCTGCGGGGTCGAGGTCACCGGCGGCCGCGGGGCGACGTCCGACGTCGAGCGCGGGGCCGTGGAAACGACTGTCGGCGGCACGTTCAGTGACGAGCGCAAGCCCGGACAcaagccggcgccggcggctgcgaCAAGGAGCGCCACTCGGCGGCGCGGATGGAGGTGGAGCGCTGCTTGCTGCGGTGCAGCCGGCGCCGTGGCCGTGGTCGCGCTCGCGGTCGGGGTGGCTATTGAGTTTGCTTTGGTGGCTCACCACAGCGTTTACGTTGTTCCGACGTAG
- the LOC102715474 gene encoding 14 kDa proline-rich protein DC2.15-like: protein MAGNASIALFLAVSLAVVSLASACGGRCPPTPTPTPVASGRCPRDALKLGVCANVLGLIKAKVGVPPAEPCCPLLDGLVDLEAAACLCTAIRGNVLGINLNLPVDLSLILNYCGKRVPTGFKCL, encoded by the coding sequence ATGGCAGGCAATGCCTCGATCGCGCTGTTCCTCGCCGTCAGCCTGGCGGTGGTCTCGCTGGCCAGTGCCTGCGGCGGCCGCTGCCCGCCGACGCCCACCCCGACGCCGGTGGCGTCCGGCAGGTGCCCCCGCGACGCGCTGAAGCTGGGCGTGTGCGCCAACGTGCTGGGCCTGATCAAGGCCAAGGTGGGCGTGCCGCCGGCGGAGCCGTGCTGCCCGCTGCTGGATGGCCTCGTCGACcttgaggcggcggcgtgcctCTGCACGGCGATCAGGGGCAACGTCCTCGGCATCAACCTCAACCTCCCCGTCGACCTCAGCCTCATCCTCAACTACTGCGGCAAGCGCGTGCCCACCGGCTTCAAGTGCCTCTAA